GTTTCATTTCCTTTACCATATTTTCACCGTCAGGCAGCCTCGTCGGCTCGTGCGGCTCATTCAGCATCTCGAGCTCTGAACCGTTCGCTGCCATCGTCTCCTTCATCCCTCTCAGTGCATCGATGTGCTGCTGCTCGGCGGCAGCCAGAAGGGAGAATAATTGCTTCTGCTCGGGAAGGATACTCTCCTTCTCAAGGTGCTCGTAATATGCTTTTGCTTTTTCTTCCTTTGTGATGGCGCACTCGAAGATGTTCATCTTGTCCTCCCTCGCTTCACAAGTGAAGATTTCTCTTCACTTCATCCAGTGTACCAGAATTGCCCCCTGGAAAGGAAGAACCACATCTTCAATCCACCAGCTGAAAAAGGACTGGTGGTGCCTCACATATTGTGCACAAGTCTCCCGGCTTCCCCTCAAGCACATTGCCGCACGATTCACACACATAGTAGGGGGCCGGAGGGTTTCTCCCGATCCGCTCCAGGGCGCTGGAGAATAGCCCCACGTGCACCAGTTCCACCAGGTTCAAGCAGGTGAAGCACTCGTGGGCGAATTCCCACCCTTCCTGCGCCGCATCCCGGATCATCTCCGGGAACATTGATACGAACTCGATTGTCTCCCCACCTATCGCGTTTTTCAGATTTTCGACCGTGTCGCCATTCCTCACTGCAAGCACGCACCGTTGCCCTTCCCATGCGGCATTGGTCATCTGCGACGTCTCCCGCAGCGACCGAAGCAGCCACTGGGCATGTACCCCCTCGGAAAATGCGGCGGCACGAAAAAGCCGCGCCACCTGGTAGTGCCCCTCCGACTCCGCTTGCCTGGCAAAGAGCAGATACGCTCCTTTGGAACGTGCCTCCCCCTTGTACGCCTTCAGAATGTTCCTCTCGGTCCTTATGAACATTGAAACCTCCGCACGTCCCCGGAGGCACAGGCTCCCTGTCAGCGCAACGCCTGGAACGTCGCCTCGGGAGCATCACATACCTCGCAGGGCCCGATCGGCTTTCGCTCGATTGTGTTTCCGCACACTTCACATAGATGATACTCCGCCGGCTGGTTCCTCCCGAG
The DNA window shown above is from Geomonas sp. RF6 and carries:
- a CDS encoding rubrerythrin family protein gives rise to the protein MFIRTERNILKAYKGEARSKGAYLLFARQAESEGHYQVARLFRAAAFSEGVHAQWLLRSLRETSQMTNAAWEGQRCVLAVRNGDTVENLKNAIGGETIEFVSMFPEMIRDAAQEGWEFAHECFTCLNLVELVHVGLFSSALERIGRNPPAPYYVCESCGNVLEGKPGDLCTICEAPPVLFQLVD
- a CDS encoding ferritin family protein, with the translated sequence MNIFECAITKEEKAKAYYEHLEKESILPEQKQLFSLLAAAEQQHIDALRGMKETMAANGSELEMLNEPHEPTRLPDGENMVKEMKRNPDLFLHAVQEEERDISYYEDLAAKVEDAGVRVNLLLIAEEERKHLEVVENVYSYAEAPRNYLVAPEFGNMEEL